One part of the Olleya sp. YS genome encodes these proteins:
- a CDS encoding YifB family Mg chelatase-like AAA ATPase: protein MLKKVFGSAVFGVEATTVTVEVNVDSGIGYHLVGLPDNAIKESNFRIAAALQNNGYKIPGKKIIINMSPADLRKEGSAYDLTLAMGILSASKQIAAENLEDFLIMGELSLDGSLQPIKGALPIAIKAREEGYKGFILPIQNVKEAAIVDGLEVYGVENIKQVINYFDKGEALEQTIIDTRKEFEKNLEFPEFDFSDVKGQESIKRCMEIAAAGGHNIILIGPPGAGKTMLAKRLPSILPPMTLHEALETTKIHSVVGRVKDSGLMAQRPFRSPHHTISDVALVGGGAYPQPGEISLSHNGVLFLDELPEFKRGVLEVMRQPLEDREVTISRAKFTVTYPSSFMLVASMNPSPSGYFNDPDAPVTSSPAEMQRYLSKISGPLLDRIDIHIEVTPVPFEKLSEERKGESSVEIRKRVTEARQLQTKRFEAYDNVHYNAQMSTKQIRVYCKLEDTSKQLLKTAMERLNLSARAYDRILKVARTIADLEQSPDIKGNHISEAIQYRSLDRDGWLG, encoded by the coding sequence ATGCTCAAAAAAGTTTTTGGAAGCGCTGTCTTTGGTGTTGAAGCAACAACGGTAACAGTAGAAGTTAATGTTGATAGCGGAATTGGTTACCATCTTGTTGGACTTCCGGATAATGCCATTAAAGAAAGTAATTTTAGGATTGCTGCTGCGCTTCAAAATAACGGTTATAAAATTCCTGGTAAAAAAATCATCATTAATATGTCACCTGCAGACCTAAGAAAGGAAGGGTCTGCTTACGATTTAACTTTGGCAATGGGTATTTTGTCTGCTTCTAAACAAATAGCAGCAGAAAATTTAGAGGACTTTTTAATCATGGGAGAATTATCTTTAGATGGTAGTTTACAACCCATTAAAGGTGCTTTACCAATAGCTATTAAAGCTAGGGAAGAAGGGTATAAAGGGTTTATTTTACCAATACAAAATGTAAAGGAGGCAGCAATTGTTGATGGTTTAGAAGTATACGGAGTTGAAAACATTAAGCAAGTCATTAATTATTTTGATAAAGGAGAGGCTTTAGAACAAACCATAATTGATACTAGAAAAGAATTTGAAAAAAACTTAGAGTTTCCTGAATTTGATTTTAGCGATGTCAAAGGTCAAGAATCTATAAAACGTTGCATGGAAATTGCGGCAGCAGGAGGACACAATATTATTTTAATTGGTCCTCCAGGAGCAGGAAAAACAATGTTGGCAAAACGTTTACCTAGTATTTTGCCACCAATGACTTTACATGAAGCTTTAGAAACAACTAAAATACACAGTGTGGTTGGACGTGTTAAAGATTCAGGTTTAATGGCGCAAAGACCATTTAGAAGTCCACATCACACCATTAGTGATGTCGCACTAGTTGGTGGTGGTGCCTATCCACAACCTGGAGAAATCTCCTTATCTCATAATGGAGTTTTATTTTTAGACGAACTTCCAGAGTTTAAACGTGGTGTTTTAGAGGTCATGCGTCAACCATTAGAAGATAGAGAAGTCACCATATCCAGAGCTAAGTTTACCGTGACCTATCCATCCTCTTTTATGTTGGTGGCTAGTATGAATCCTAGTCCTAGTGGCTATTTTAACGATCCTGATGCTCCTGTAACTAGTAGTCCAGCAGAAATGCAACGCTATTTAAGTAAAATTTCTGGTCCATTGTTAGATAGAATAGACATACACATTGAAGTCACTCCTGTACCTTTTGAAAAATTATCAGAAGAGCGTAAAGGAGAATCTTCTGTAGAGATACGAAAACGCGTTACAGAAGCTAGGCAACTTCAGACTAAAAGATTTGAGGCTTATGATAATGTACATTATAATGCACAAATGTCTACCAAACAAATCCGAGTCTATTGTAAGCTAGAAGACACCTCAAAACAACTTTTAAAAACTGCTATGGAACGTTTAAATCTATCTGCAAGAGCTTATGATAGAATTTTAAAAGTAGCTAGAACTATTGCAGATTTAGAGCAAAGTCCAGATATTAAAGGCAATCATATTAGCGAAGCCATTCAATATAGAAGTTTGGATAGAGATGGTTGGTTAGGATAA
- a CDS encoding ATP-binding protein: MISLYLQFQNLDSPMSSSSERYLLAYMIGILLIVCTLIILFFVVFQKRKNKLILDKVKQQKAFEEELTNTQIEIQEQTLKNIGQELHDNVGQILSVANMNMSILNTQVPETIKASFTETKNAVKEGLSELRLLSKTLNSDVIANRGFIDSVKSEVERLNKLKLLEASVIIEGNPEFFNQPKDSIILFRIVQEFISNTVKYADAETLKINLNFSENKLLLSLKDNGVGFDEKTIDQGSGLINMKSRAALINADLNLSSTQGNGVQLTLTYPYRNLE; encoded by the coding sequence ATGATTAGTTTATACTTACAATTTCAAAATTTAGACAGTCCAATGTCGTCCAGTTCAGAGCGGTATTTATTGGCATACATGATTGGTATATTACTAATAGTTTGTACACTTATTATTTTGTTTTTTGTGGTTTTTCAAAAAAGAAAAAACAAACTTATTTTAGATAAAGTTAAGCAGCAAAAAGCATTTGAGGAGGAGCTAACAAATACGCAAATAGAAATACAAGAACAAACGTTAAAAAACATAGGACAAGAATTGCATGATAATGTTGGACAAATCCTATCTGTTGCAAATATGAATATGAGTATACTAAATACTCAAGTCCCAGAAACCATTAAGGCATCGTTTACAGAAACTAAAAATGCTGTAAAAGAAGGTTTAAGTGAGTTACGTTTACTCTCTAAAACATTAAATAGTGATGTCATTGCTAATAGAGGTTTTATAGATTCTGTAAAAAGTGAAGTAGAACGTTTAAATAAGCTTAAATTATTAGAAGCTTCGGTTATTATTGAAGGTAACCCAGAGTTTTTTAATCAACCTAAAGACAGTATTATATTATTTAGAATAGTTCAGGAATTTATTTCAAATACAGTAAAATATGCTGATGCAGAAACTTTAAAAATTAATCTAAATTTTTCAGAAAATAAACTACTACTATCGTTAAAAGACAATGGTGTAGGATTTGACGAAAAAACCATTGATCAAGGTTCTGGACTAATCAATATGAAAAGTCGTGCAGCGTTAATAAATGCAGACTTAAATTTGAGTTCAACACAAGGTAATGGAGTGCAATTAACCTTGACTTACCCTTATAGAAATTTAGAATAA
- a CDS encoding thioredoxin family protein gives MKQILAFLFGCFAFLSVNAQIEPVKWTTEVEKISDTEYNLIYKAAIEDHWHLYSQTLPEGGAIPTEFIYDEKALDTNFELVGKANESKSITKFDKVFQMDLTYFDNEATFTQKIKLKNPQVTAIEAEISFQACDDAKCIFESEIVNFQLTTNQVPAIFDPVKWSTSVKQLNDTHYQIQYTAKLDPKWHIYSQDNSDPMGPIATEFTFKDNDNNDYQILGPLQESETVTKYENAFKMDVTYFEDKAVFTQKIKVLNPAITKIEAEVYYQACDDEKCLAPTTFEFATNLDGSETLIKTLNIDPEDLKKSKALNLGVTGWDNYKKEEVKEKTNFGIFILGFIGGLIALLTPCVFPMIPLTVSFFTKSAENTQKGLANAIIYGVFILIIYVLLSLPFHFLDSLNPEILNTISTNVWLNIIFFLILAFFAFSFFGYYEITLPSSWGNKMDETSSRVGGIIGIFFMALTLAIVSFSCTGPILGSLLAGSLTSDGGAMQLTAGMSGFGLALALPFTLFAMFPKWLNSLPKSGGWLNTVKVVLGFLELGMAFKFLSNADLVKHWGLLKREIFIGIWIIIGIGLLLYLLGKIKFPHDSPIKKLSFSRISFAVLVGAFVIYLIPGLTNTKYANLKLLSGFPPPLPYSIYEKDSECPLGLNCYKDIDEGIVAAKEANKPIMLDFTGWACVNCRKMEEQVWSQDKIYEILKEEYIIVSLYVDDRKKLPENEQFKFVKANGNLKNIKTIGDKWATLQTLNFQNNSQPYYVLLNENMELLNHTTAYTPDADEYLEWLKKGLENFKK, from the coding sequence ATGAAGCAAATACTAGCTTTTCTATTCGGATGTTTCGCTTTTTTAAGTGTTAATGCACAAATCGAACCTGTAAAATGGACTACAGAAGTAGAGAAAATTTCCGACACAGAATATAACTTAATCTATAAAGCAGCAATAGAAGACCATTGGCATCTATACTCCCAAACCTTACCAGAAGGTGGTGCTATACCAACCGAGTTTATTTATGATGAAAAAGCTTTAGATACTAATTTTGAATTAGTAGGTAAAGCTAATGAGAGTAAGAGCATTACCAAGTTTGATAAAGTCTTTCAAATGGACTTAACGTATTTTGATAATGAAGCCACATTTACTCAAAAAATAAAGCTTAAAAACCCACAAGTAACAGCAATTGAAGCCGAAATTAGTTTTCAAGCCTGCGATGACGCAAAATGTATTTTTGAAAGCGAAATTGTAAACTTTCAATTAACAACTAACCAAGTTCCTGCTATTTTTGATCCTGTAAAATGGTCAACATCAGTCAAACAGTTAAATGACACTCATTACCAGATTCAATACACTGCAAAGCTAGATCCAAAATGGCACATTTATTCGCAGGATAATTCAGACCCAATGGGTCCAATTGCTACAGAGTTTACCTTTAAAGATAACGACAATAACGATTACCAAATTTTAGGTCCATTACAAGAGTCGGAAACAGTGACTAAATATGAAAATGCTTTTAAAATGGATGTCACCTATTTTGAAGACAAAGCAGTATTTACTCAGAAAATTAAAGTACTAAATCCTGCTATCACAAAAATTGAAGCAGAAGTCTACTATCAAGCTTGTGATGACGAAAAATGTCTGGCACCAACTACCTTTGAATTTGCTACCAATCTTGATGGTAGTGAAACATTAATTAAAACTTTAAATATAGACCCTGAAGATTTAAAAAAATCTAAAGCACTTAATTTAGGTGTTACTGGTTGGGACAATTATAAAAAAGAAGAAGTTAAAGAAAAAACCAACTTTGGTATTTTTATACTTGGTTTTATTGGTGGATTAATTGCTTTATTAACACCATGTGTCTTTCCAATGATTCCGTTAACCGTTTCATTTTTCACTAAAAGTGCAGAAAACACGCAAAAAGGATTGGCAAATGCCATTATCTATGGTGTTTTTATTCTAATTATTTATGTGTTATTAAGCTTACCATTCCACTTTTTAGACTCGTTAAATCCAGAGATTTTAAATACCATTTCTACTAACGTGTGGCTAAATATTATTTTCTTTTTGATTTTAGCGTTTTTCGCCTTTTCATTTTTTGGATATTACGAAATCACACTACCATCCTCTTGGGGAAATAAAATGGATGAAACCTCTTCTAGAGTTGGAGGAATCATTGGTATCTTTTTTATGGCGTTAACTTTAGCTATAGTATCCTTTTCATGTACAGGACCTATTTTAGGGTCGCTATTAGCAGGATCGTTAACTAGTGATGGTGGAGCGATGCAATTAACTGCAGGTATGAGTGGGTTTGGACTAGCATTAGCCTTACCATTTACTTTATTTGCCATGTTTCCAAAATGGTTAAACTCGTTACCAAAATCTGGTGGTTGGCTAAATACAGTTAAAGTCGTGTTAGGGTTTTTAGAGTTGGGTATGGCCTTTAAGTTTTTATCCAATGCAGATTTAGTCAAACATTGGGGACTTTTAAAGCGTGAGATTTTTATTGGGATTTGGATTATCATAGGTATTGGATTACTACTATACTTATTAGGAAAAATCAAGTTTCCGCATGACAGTCCTATTAAAAAATTAAGTTTTAGTCGTATATCTTTTGCAGTATTAGTTGGTGCTTTTGTAATCTATTTAATTCCTGGTTTAACCAATACTAAATACGCTAATTTAAAACTGCTAAGTGGTTTTCCACCACCTTTGCCTTACAGTATTTACGAGAAGGATAGTGAGTGTCCTTTAGGTTTAAATTGTTATAAAGATATTGATGAAGGGATTGTTGCTGCCAAAGAAGCTAACAAACCCATCATGTTAGATTTTACAGGTTGGGCTTGTGTGAACTGTAGAAAAATGGAAGAGCAGGTATGGAGTCAAGATAAGATTTACGAAATTTTAAAAGAGGAATATATTATTGTGTCTTTATATGTAGATGATAGAAAGAAACTTCCAGAAAACGAGCAATTTAAGTTTGTAAAAGCTAACGGAAATCTTAAAAACATTAAAACCATAGGCGACAAATGGGCAACTTTACAAACTCTTAATTTTCAAAATAACTCGCAACCCTATTATGTGTTACTAAATGAAAACATGGAGTTGTTAAACCATACTACAGCATACACACCAGATGCAGATGAGTATTTAGAATGGCTTAAAAAAGGCTTAGAAAATTTTAAGAAATAA
- the ade gene encoding adenine deaminase, with the protein MKTIQGQIVDIQNQRIFSGEITINSGKIESITEKEHNINHYILPGFVDAHIHIESSMLVPSEFAKITVKHGTVATVSDPHEIANVLGVEGVQFMINNGKQTPFKFNFGAPSCVPATTFESAGAVIDSEDIKTLMANPDIKYLAEMMNYPGVLFNDEEVLKKIAWAKHYNKPVDGHAPGLKGDDVTKYINAGISTDHECFTYDEALEKLQKGMKILIREGSAAKNFDALIDLLPEHYQNMMFCSDDKHPDDLLLNHINELCKRAVDKNINVFKVLQVACVNPVKHYNLDVGLLQEGDAADFIIVDNLTDFKTLKTYINGELVYDNGTSLVKHVVFKNLNNFNTKKKTVDDFKVENSAKHIRVIQALDGQLVTNQLKEEATIQNGNLVSNTATDILKMSVVNRYKNDAPALAFIKNFGLKEGAIASSVGHDSHNIIAVGVSDNAICKAVNLIIENKGGICAVSNSEERIVPLPVAGIMSDQNAETIGHSYAALDKMAKQLGATLHAPYMTLSFMALLVIPSLKLSDKGLFDGGKFEFTSLEIN; encoded by the coding sequence ATGAAAACCATCCAAGGACAAATTGTAGATATCCAAAACCAACGTATTTTTAGTGGAGAAATCACTATCAATTCTGGTAAAATTGAATCTATTACCGAAAAAGAGCATAACATAAATCATTACATATTACCTGGTTTTGTCGATGCACACATCCATATAGAAAGTTCTATGCTAGTACCATCAGAATTTGCTAAAATAACAGTTAAACATGGAACCGTAGCAACTGTTAGTGATCCTCATGAAATTGCAAATGTTTTAGGTGTAGAAGGTGTCCAGTTTATGATTAATAATGGTAAACAAACTCCTTTTAAATTTAATTTTGGTGCACCAAGTTGCGTACCAGCAACGACGTTTGAATCGGCTGGAGCAGTTATAGATTCTGAGGATATTAAAACCTTAATGGCTAATCCAGATATAAAATATTTAGCCGAAATGATGAACTATCCTGGCGTTTTATTTAATGATGAAGAAGTGCTTAAAAAAATTGCTTGGGCAAAACACTATAATAAACCAGTAGATGGTCACGCTCCAGGTTTAAAAGGTGATGACGTTACCAAATACATCAATGCTGGAATAAGTACAGATCACGAGTGTTTTACCTATGATGAAGCGTTGGAAAAGCTTCAAAAAGGAATGAAAATATTGATTAGAGAAGGTAGTGCAGCTAAAAATTTTGACGCTTTAATCGATTTGCTTCCAGAGCATTACCAAAACATGATGTTTTGTAGTGACGATAAACATCCAGACGATTTATTATTAAATCATATTAACGAACTATGTAAACGTGCTGTAGACAAGAATATTAATGTATTTAAAGTATTGCAAGTAGCTTGTGTCAATCCTGTCAAACATTATAATTTGGACGTTGGTTTACTCCAGGAAGGTGATGCTGCAGATTTTATAATTGTTGATAATTTAACAGATTTTAAAACGCTTAAAACTTATATCAATGGTGAGTTGGTTTATGATAATGGGACTTCATTAGTAAAACATGTAGTATTTAAAAACCTTAATAATTTCAATACAAAAAAGAAAACTGTTGATGATTTTAAAGTCGAAAACTCAGCTAAACACATACGTGTGATTCAAGCTTTGGATGGTCAATTAGTAACCAATCAACTTAAAGAAGAAGCTACGATCCAAAACGGAAATCTAGTATCCAATACAGCTACTGATATTCTAAAAATGTCAGTTGTTAATCGTTATAAGAATGATGCTCCAGCACTAGCATTTATTAAAAATTTTGGATTAAAAGAAGGAGCTATAGCCAGTTCTGTAGGCCATGATTCACATAATATTATTGCAGTAGGCGTTAGCGATAATGCTATTTGTAAAGCAGTAAATCTAATTATTGAAAATAAAGGCGGAATCTGTGCTGTATCAAATTCCGAAGAACGTATTGTACCACTTCCAGTTGCAGGTATCATGAGCGACCAAAATGCCGAAACGATTGGACACTCCTATGCAGCTTTAGATAAAATGGCTAAGCAATTAGGTGCTACGTTGCATGCACCTTACATGACCTTATCTTTTATGGCTTTGTTAGTTATTCCATCCCTAAAATTAAGTGATAAAGGCTTGTTTGATGGTGGAAAGTTTGAGTTTACTTCTTTAGAAATTAATTAG
- the tilS gene encoding tRNA lysidine(34) synthetase TilS gives MLKSFQNNIKSNFPYLQKRKLLIAISGGLDSVVLTHLSKQSNLKISLAHCNFNLRAEESDADENFVLDLSEQLDLEVFIESFDTEEYAKEHKLSIQMAARMLRYNWFQDLAEQLQFDYILTAHHVDDNLETFLINLTRGTGLDGLTGIPEINENIVRPILKFTRQQIEDYAKENDLKWREDSSNASTKYLRNKLRHDVIPVLKEVNPELLSNFQNTVSNLNDTADIVEESVQAVLKRAILNIDNSQVSYKISEFKKLNNPKAYLFEIFKDYGFTQWTDIVNLLEAQSGKQVSSATHSLLKDRDCLILSEINVEETTFETKINLEDNSVETPLGSLIVEPVQDISKSNQSIIYVDKDLLKFPLVVRHWEEGDYFYPFGMKGKKKLSKYFKDEKLSLLDKNKVLLLCSQNQVVWVINYRSDNRFKVTDTTKSILKIKLTK, from the coding sequence ATGCTAAAAAGTTTTCAGAATAACATAAAATCTAACTTCCCTTACCTTCAAAAACGCAAGCTTCTCATTGCTATATCTGGAGGATTAGATAGTGTCGTGTTAACTCATTTAAGTAAGCAATCTAATTTAAAAATCTCATTAGCACACTGTAATTTTAATTTAAGAGCAGAAGAAAGTGATGCAGATGAAAACTTTGTTTTAGACTTATCAGAACAACTTGATCTTGAGGTTTTTATTGAAAGTTTTGACACTGAAGAATATGCTAAAGAACACAAACTTTCTATCCAGATGGCAGCAAGAATGTTGCGCTACAACTGGTTTCAGGATCTTGCAGAGCAACTACAATTTGATTACATTTTAACTGCACATCATGTAGATGATAACCTAGAGACCTTTTTAATTAATCTAACCAGAGGAACTGGTTTAGACGGTTTAACAGGTATCCCAGAAATTAATGAAAATATTGTTAGACCTATATTAAAGTTTACAAGACAGCAAATAGAAGATTACGCTAAAGAAAATGATTTAAAATGGCGAGAAGATAGCAGCAATGCGTCAACCAAGTATTTACGTAATAAGTTACGACATGATGTGATTCCGGTTTTAAAAGAGGTTAATCCAGAACTATTATCTAATTTTCAAAATACCGTTAGTAATTTAAACGATACTGCAGATATTGTTGAAGAAAGTGTGCAAGCAGTTTTAAAACGAGCTATACTAAATATTGATAATTCTCAGGTTAGCTATAAGATTTCAGAATTTAAAAAACTAAATAATCCAAAAGCATATCTGTTTGAAATTTTTAAAGATTATGGATTTACGCAATGGACAGACATTGTTAATCTTTTAGAAGCGCAAAGCGGAAAGCAAGTATCTTCTGCAACACATAGCTTATTAAAGGATAGAGATTGTCTGATTTTAAGTGAAATTAATGTTGAAGAAACAACTTTTGAAACTAAAATTAATCTAGAAGATAATTCTGTTGAAACACCTTTAGGATCTTTAATTGTAGAACCTGTTCAAGACATTTCAAAATCAAACCAATCCATAATCTATGTTGACAAAGATTTGTTAAAATTCCCTTTAGTTGTAAGGCATTGGGAAGAAGGCGACTATTTTTACCCTTTTGGGATGAAAGGAAAAAAGAAACTAAGCAAGTATTTTAAAGATGAAAAACTATCTTTGCTAGACAAAAATAAAGTCTTGCTTTTATGTAGCCAAAACCAAGTGGTTTGGGTTATAAATTATCGTTCAGACAACAGATTTAAGGTAACAGATACTACCAAATCTATATTAAAAATTAAACTAACAAAATGA
- a CDS encoding anthranilate synthase component I family protein encodes MRTTKKHKLTNPEQFKQNILSWSQQFDDVVWLDSNQYQQQYSNFDAVLAVDAFTGLQTDYHNAFEQLKEYQSLTNDWIFGYLSYDLKNDVEQLQSNNFDGLGFPDLYFFQPKKLFLFKDDTVTIQYLKMVDDEFDSDLNAICHCEDEGRSNLPNDIKIHLRIHKDEYFNKIETMLQHIRRGDIYEANFCQEFYAEDTTINPLDTYKKLNAISRPPFATFLKCNDKYLLSASPERYIKKEGTKIISQPIKGTAKRDQDFIMDSILKHDLIADQKERSENVMIVDLVRNDLSLTAKKGSVKVEELCQIYTFNQVHQMISTVTSEVEADTNPIDIIKTTFPMGSMTGAPKISAMTIIEDLEETKRGLYSGAVGYISPEGNFDFNVVIRSILYNKTNKYVSYSVGGAITAKSDPLMEYEECLVKAKAMRTVLEN; translated from the coding sequence TTGAGAACAACTAAAAAACATAAACTAACTAATCCTGAGCAATTCAAGCAAAATATCTTGTCTTGGAGCCAACAGTTTGATGATGTGGTTTGGTTAGATTCTAACCAATACCAACAACAATATTCTAACTTTGATGCAGTTTTAGCGGTTGATGCGTTTACTGGACTTCAAACTGATTATCATAACGCGTTTGAACAGCTAAAAGAATACCAATCCCTAACTAACGATTGGATTTTTGGCTATTTGTCTTACGATTTAAAAAATGATGTCGAACAGCTTCAATCTAATAATTTTGATGGTTTAGGTTTTCCTGATTTGTACTTTTTTCAGCCTAAAAAACTATTTTTATTTAAAGATGATACTGTTACTATACAGTATTTAAAGATGGTAGATGATGAATTTGATTCTGATTTAAATGCAATATGTCATTGCGAGGACGAAGGACGAAGTAATCTGCCAAATGACATAAAAATCCATCTTCGTATCCATAAAGACGAGTATTTTAATAAAATTGAAACCATGCTTCAACACATTCGTAGAGGTGATATCTACGAAGCCAATTTTTGTCAAGAGTTTTATGCAGAAGACACGACCATTAATCCTTTAGACACTTATAAAAAACTAAATGCCATTTCAAGACCACCTTTTGCGACATTTTTAAAATGTAATGATAAGTACTTGTTATCAGCTTCTCCTGAACGTTACATAAAAAAAGAAGGGACTAAAATAATCTCGCAACCTATTAAAGGGACAGCAAAACGAGATCAGGATTTTATAATGGATTCTATTTTAAAACACGATTTAATTGCAGACCAAAAAGAACGTAGCGAAAATGTGATGATTGTAGATTTAGTTCGTAATGACTTATCACTTACAGCTAAAAAAGGAAGTGTAAAAGTAGAGGAGTTGTGTCAGATTTATACTTTTAATCAAGTTCATCAAATGATATCTACAGTAACCTCAGAAGTAGAAGCAGACACTAATCCTATTGATATTATAAAAACTACGTTTCCAATGGGAAGTATGACAGGAGCTCCAAAAATTTCTGCAATGACAATTATTGAAGACCTCGAAGAAACCAAACGTGGATTATACTCTGGAGCAGTAGGATACATTTCTCCAGAAGGTAATTTCGATTTTAATGTGGTAATACGTAGTATTTTATATAATAAAACTAATAAGTATGTATCGTACTCGGTTGGTGGAGCAATTACTGCAAAAAGTGATCCTTTAATGGAATATGAAGAGTGTTTAGTTAAGGCAAAAGCTATGCGTACGGTGTTGGAAAATTAA
- a CDS encoding aldehyde dehydrogenase codes for MIPQLVQDQKDFFKTRQTLNVTYRKNLLKKLLAELITREHQITEALYQDFKKPEFESILTETAIVIQDLKLTIKKLKQWAKPKRVFPSLLNFPSSDYLYSEPYGTVLVIAPWNYPYQLAIAPLVGAIAAGNTVILKPSELTPNTSNLINDIIKTVFKPQHVTVVQGGVEVSTKLLEQQWDYIFFTGSVNVGKIVAKAAAPNLTPVTLELGGKNPCIIDETANIKLTAKRIVWGKFVNAGQTCIAPDYILIDESRKGAFYKAMQAEMDEAYSTTPQNSKDFARVINKKNFERLSKMLMDENCVIGGQTDADNLYIAPTLIDEPKLDSEVMKDEIFGPILPVISYKNETDLERIILSYNKPLSLYVFSTNSAKAKQLMQQFSFGGGCVNDTIIHFANHRLPFGGVGNSGIGAYHGKHTFDTFSHKKAVVKKGNWLDLPMRYAPYKGKVELIRKVLKWL; via the coding sequence ATGATTCCACAATTAGTTCAAGATCAAAAAGACTTTTTTAAGACCAGACAAACCTTAAATGTTACTTATAGGAAGAACCTTTTAAAAAAATTGCTAGCAGAATTAATTACACGAGAACATCAAATTACCGAAGCCTTATACCAAGATTTTAAAAAACCAGAGTTTGAATCGATTTTAACCGAAACTGCTATTGTTATACAAGATTTAAAGTTAACCATCAAAAAACTAAAACAATGGGCTAAACCAAAACGAGTGTTTCCTAGTTTATTAAATTTTCCATCATCAGATTATTTGTACTCAGAACCTTACGGAACCGTTTTAGTAATTGCACCATGGAACTATCCTTATCAATTAGCTATAGCACCTTTAGTAGGTGCAATTGCTGCAGGAAATACGGTTATATTAAAACCAAGTGAATTAACTCCTAATACTTCTAATCTGATTAATGATATAATCAAAACAGTTTTTAAACCACAGCATGTCACTGTAGTTCAAGGAGGTGTTGAGGTGTCTACTAAATTATTGGAGCAACAATGGGACTATATATTCTTTACAGGAAGTGTTAACGTAGGTAAAATTGTAGCAAAAGCAGCTGCACCTAACTTAACACCAGTTACTTTAGAGTTAGGAGGTAAAAACCCTTGTATTATTGATGAAACTGCCAATATAAAATTAACAGCAAAGCGAATTGTTTGGGGTAAATTTGTTAATGCTGGACAGACGTGTATAGCACCAGATTATATATTAATTGATGAGTCTAGAAAAGGAGCATTTTATAAAGCTATGCAAGCAGAAATGGATGAAGCCTACTCTACTACTCCACAAAATTCAAAAGACTTTGCACGTGTCATAAACAAAAAGAATTTTGAGCGATTATCTAAAATGCTAATGGATGAAAATTGTGTAATTGGTGGACAAACAGATGCAGATAATCTATACATTGCGCCAACTTTAATTGACGAACCTAAATTGGATAGTGAGGTTATGAAAGATGAAATTTTTGGACCTATTCTACCTGTAATTTCTTATAAAAACGAAACTGATTTAGAGCGTATCATTTTATCTTATAACAAACCTTTAAGCTTGTATGTGTTTAGCACAAATTCCGCTAAAGCGAAACAATTAATGCAACAATTTTCTTTTGGTGGTGGCTGTGTAAACGACACAATAATACACTTTGCTAACCACAGATTACCCTTTGGAGGTGTTGGAAATAGTGGAATTGGAGCTTATCATGGTAAACACACTTTTGATACCTTTTCTCATAAAAAGGCTGTCGTAAAAAAAGGAAATTGGTTGGATTTACCAATGCGTTACGCACCTTATAAAGGAAAAGTTGAATTGATTAGAAAAGTATTGAAGTGGCTATAA